In one window of Streptomyces griseus subsp. griseus DNA:
- a CDS encoding aminodeoxychorismate/anthranilate synthase component II has protein sequence MSARILVVDNYDSFVFNLVQYLYQLGAECEVLRNDEVTTAHAQDGFDGVMLSPGPGTPEQAGVCVEMVRHCADTGVPVFGVCLGMQSMAVAYGGVVDRAPELLHGKTSPVTHEGKGVFAGLPSPFTATRYHSLAAEPAALPTELEVTARTADGIIMGLRHRDRAVEGVQFHPESVLTEHGHLMLANWLEQCGDRGAVARSAGLAPVVGKAAA, from the coding sequence GTGAGCGCACGCATCCTCGTCGTGGACAACTACGACAGCTTCGTCTTCAACCTCGTCCAGTACCTCTACCAGCTCGGTGCCGAGTGCGAGGTGCTGCGCAACGACGAGGTGACCACCGCCCACGCCCAGGACGGCTTCGACGGCGTCATGCTCTCCCCCGGCCCCGGCACGCCCGAGCAGGCCGGGGTCTGCGTCGAGATGGTGCGCCACTGCGCGGACACCGGCGTTCCGGTCTTCGGCGTCTGTCTGGGGATGCAGTCCATGGCGGTCGCGTACGGCGGTGTCGTCGACCGGGCCCCCGAGCTGCTGCACGGCAAGACCTCCCCGGTGACCCACGAGGGCAAGGGCGTCTTCGCCGGACTGCCCTCCCCCTTCACCGCCACCCGCTACCACTCGCTCGCCGCCGAACCGGCCGCGCTGCCCACGGAGCTGGAGGTCACGGCCCGCACGGCGGACGGCATCATCATGGGCCTGCGCCACCGGGACCGGGCCGTGGAGGGCGTGCAGTTCCACCCCGAGTCGGTGCTCACCGAGCACGGCCACCTGATGCTTGCCAACTGGCTGGAGCAGTGCGGCGACCGGGGGGCCGTGGCGCGGTCGGCGGGTCTCGCGCCGGTGGTGGGCAAGGCCGCCGCGTGA
- a CDS encoding rhomboid family intramembrane serine protease: MDQQPPADRGIQRGEAAVPVCYRHPDRETGISCTRCERPVCPECMVSASVGFQCPDCVRQGSGTGHHPAASTPRTLAGGTVAADPRLVTKILLGINLAVFILVAAAPESLLDDLVLLGRAWDPTPPPGSIEGVAEGQWYRLVTSMFLHQEVWHIGFNMLGLWWLGGPLEAALGRVRYLALYLLSGLAGSALMYLIAAPNQPSLGASGAVFGLFGATAVLMRRMNYDMRPVLVLLAINLVFTFTMGGIAWEAHVGGLVAGVLIAVGMVHAPRERRTAVQAGTCALVLAACVAIVIARTMSLT, encoded by the coding sequence ATGGACCAGCAGCCACCGGCGGACCGGGGCATACAGCGGGGCGAGGCGGCCGTGCCGGTCTGCTACCGGCACCCCGACCGGGAGACCGGGATCAGCTGTACGCGCTGCGAGCGGCCGGTCTGCCCGGAGTGCATGGTCAGCGCCTCCGTGGGCTTCCAGTGTCCCGACTGCGTACGCCAGGGCTCGGGCACCGGCCACCACCCGGCCGCCAGCACGCCCCGCACCCTGGCCGGCGGCACGGTGGCCGCCGATCCCCGGCTGGTCACCAAGATCCTGCTCGGCATCAATCTGGCGGTCTTCATCCTGGTCGCGGCCGCGCCCGAGTCGCTCCTCGACGACCTCGTGCTGCTCGGCCGGGCCTGGGACCCGACCCCGCCGCCGGGTTCGATCGAGGGCGTCGCCGAGGGCCAGTGGTACCGCCTGGTGACCTCGATGTTCCTGCACCAGGAGGTGTGGCACATCGGGTTCAACATGCTGGGTCTGTGGTGGCTCGGCGGACCGCTGGAGGCGGCGCTAGGCCGCGTCCGCTATCTCGCGCTCTATCTGCTCTCCGGTCTCGCGGGCAGCGCGCTGATGTATCTGATCGCCGCGCCCAACCAGCCCTCGCTGGGTGCGTCCGGTGCGGTCTTCGGTCTCTTCGGCGCGACCGCCGTCCTGATGCGCCGGATGAACTACGACATGCGTCCGGTGCTGGTGCTGCTGGCGATCAACCTGGTCTTCACCTTCACCATGGGCGGGATCGCGTGGGAGGCGCATGTGGGCGGTCTCGTCGCGGGCGTCCTGATCGCGGTCGGGATGGTGCACGCACCGCGTGAGCGGCGTACGGCGGTGCAGGCCGGGACCTGTGCGCTGGTGCTGGCGGCATGCGTCGCGATCGTCATCGCCCGCACGATGTCCCTGACCTGA
- a CDS encoding peptidoglycan D,D-transpeptidase FtsI family protein translates to MNKPLRRIAIFCGILVLALLIRDNWLQYVRADELNSHKYNRRVQIERYAHERGDIIVDGKAITGSVETEDGDFTYKRVWKDGPLWAPVTGYSSQAFDSSQLENLEDGILTGNSDQLFFNRTLSMFTGKKKQGGNVVTTLNGAAQTAAFKGLGEKKGAVVALDPQTGAILALASTPSYDPSVFAGNSLKDSDARQQLLKDKDKPMLNRALRETYPPGSTFKVVTAAAALENGLYDDIDAKTESPLPWTLPQTQIPLQNEGDIPCENASLREALRVSCNSVFGKMSDDLGNKKMIEQTDKFGFNKEVFTPVRADASIYPEDNKPQNAMAGIGQASNRTTPLQMAMVASAIANDGKLMQPYMVAKRQAPNLDDIYTAEPEELSRALSGENAQKVQQMMETVVKDGTGTRAQIPGVTVGGKTGTAQHGLNNSEKPYAWFISYAKTDNGSPVAVAVVVEDGNANRDDISGGGLAAPIARDVMKAVVDSKQ, encoded by the coding sequence GTGAACAAGCCGCTGCGCCGGATCGCGATCTTCTGCGGGATCCTCGTCCTGGCCCTCCTGATCCGGGACAACTGGCTCCAGTACGTCCGTGCGGACGAGCTGAACAGCCACAAGTACAACCGCCGTGTCCAGATCGAGCGCTACGCCCATGAGCGCGGCGACATCATCGTGGACGGCAAGGCGATCACCGGCTCCGTCGAGACCGAGGACGGGGACTTCACGTACAAGCGGGTCTGGAAGGACGGACCCCTCTGGGCGCCCGTGACCGGCTACTCCTCGCAGGCCTTCGACTCCTCGCAGCTGGAGAACCTCGAGGACGGCATCCTCACGGGCAACAGCGACCAGTTGTTCTTCAACCGGACGCTGTCGATGTTCACCGGGAAGAAGAAGCAGGGCGGCAACGTCGTCACCACTCTCAACGGCGCGGCGCAGACGGCGGCCTTCAAGGGGCTCGGCGAGAAGAAGGGCGCGGTCGTCGCCCTGGATCCGCAGACCGGCGCGATCCTGGCTCTCGCGAGCACCCCGTCGTACGACCCCTCGGTCTTCGCCGGGAACTCGCTCAAGGACTCGGACGCCCGGCAGCAGCTCCTGAAGGACAAGGACAAGCCGATGCTCAACCGGGCATTGCGCGAGACCTACCCGCCCGGCTCCACCTTCAAGGTCGTCACCGCCGCCGCGGCCCTGGAGAACGGGCTCTACGACGACATCGACGCCAAGACGGAATCCCCGCTGCCCTGGACGCTGCCGCAGACGCAGATCCCGCTCCAGAACGAGGGCGACATCCCTTGCGAGAACGCCTCGTTGCGCGAGGCTCTGCGGGTGTCGTGCAACTCCGTCTTCGGGAAGATGAGCGACGACCTCGGCAACAAGAAGATGATCGAGCAGACGGACAAGTTCGGCTTCAACAAGGAAGTCTTCACGCCCGTCCGCGCCGACGCGAGCATCTACCCCGAGGACAACAAGCCGCAGAACGCGATGGCCGGCATCGGTCAGGCGTCCAACCGGACCACCCCGCTCCAGATGGCCATGGTGGCCTCCGCCATCGCCAATGACGGCAAGCTGATGCAGCCGTACATGGTCGCCAAGCGCCAGGCGCCCAACCTGGACGACATCTACACCGCCGAGCCCGAGGAGCTCAGCCGGGCGCTGTCCGGCGAGAACGCCCAGAAGGTCCAGCAGATGATGGAGACCGTCGTCAAGGACGGGACGGGAACCAGGGCACAGATCCCCGGCGTCACAGTGGGCGGCAAGACCGGTACCGCCCAGCACGGCCTGAACAACAGCGAGAAGCCGTACGCCTGGTTCATCTCGTACGCGAAGACCGACAACGGCTCCCCGGTCGCCGTCGCCGTCGTGGTCGAGGACGGCAACGCCAACCGGGACGACATCTCCGGTGGCGGACTGGCCGCCCCGATCGCGCGCGACGTGATGAAGGCGGTCGTCGACAGCAAGCAGTGA
- a CDS encoding class E sortase, producing the protein MTAPRPEDGTGPQGPYAHGAYGTDGAFVAAVDGLADPLSDPLPDPPHDPLPGQHASPWFRSESAQGDAGGGPLAYGGPEQPQGAPSEWYDPEGYQRDWYGSQQAPAPSPGPPPAPAPGPVAAPVSAPVPVAASVPVPPADETLGLRAAETRRIVAEPGERPEPTETDGPTGRFEPTEPYEPAERAERSAPSEPVTGGRAERRKAAKGRGRRPAPTATAAGTKPAAAPMSRMEARRAAKAAKDSPAVVASRAVGEIFISLGVLMLLFVTYQLWWTNVRAEQIAGKETNKIQEEWANGAGKPGVFAPGQGFAIMHIPKLDVVVPIAEGINKEKVLDRGMLGHYGEGKLKTAMPEDEQGNFAVAGHRNTHGEPFRYVNKLSPGDPIVVETRDAYYTYEMTSVLPQTSPSNISVIEPIPVGSGFTEPGRYITLTTCTPEFTSTYRLIVWGKMVDERPRSEGKPKALVG; encoded by the coding sequence GTGACCGCACCCCGCCCCGAGGACGGCACCGGACCTCAGGGCCCGTACGCGCACGGGGCGTACGGGACCGACGGGGCGTTCGTCGCGGCGGTGGACGGCCTCGCGGACCCGCTCAGCGATCCGCTGCCGGACCCGCCCCACGATCCGCTGCCCGGGCAGCACGCCTCCCCGTGGTTCCGGAGCGAGTCCGCCCAGGGGGACGCGGGCGGCGGGCCGTTGGCTTACGGGGGGCCTGAGCAGCCGCAGGGGGCCCCGAGCGAGTGGTACGACCCCGAGGGGTACCAACGGGACTGGTACGGCTCCCAGCAGGCGCCTGCGCCCTCCCCCGGACCTCCTCCCGCGCCCGCGCCCGGCCCCGTTGCCGCTCCTGTTTCCGCTCCCGTTCCCGTAGCGGCCTCCGTCCCGGTGCCTCCGGCCGACGAGACCCTGGGGCTGCGGGCGGCTGAGACCCGGCGAATAGTGGCGGAGCCGGGCGAAAGACCCGAGCCGACCGAGACAGACGGGCCGACCGGACGATTCGAGCCGACGGAGCCGTACGAGCCGGCTGAACGGGCCGAGCGGTCGGCGCCGTCCGAGCCGGTCACCGGCGGGCGGGCCGAGCGGCGTAAGGCGGCCAAGGGGCGCGGCCGCCGCCCCGCCCCCACGGCCACGGCGGCTGGCACCAAGCCCGCCGCCGCCCCCATGTCCCGGATGGAGGCACGGCGCGCGGCGAAGGCGGCCAAGGACAGTCCGGCCGTGGTCGCCAGCCGGGCCGTCGGCGAGATCTTCATCTCGCTGGGCGTCCTGATGCTGCTGTTCGTCACCTACCAGCTCTGGTGGACCAACGTCCGGGCCGAGCAGATCGCCGGCAAGGAGACGAACAAGATCCAGGAGGAGTGGGCCAACGGGGCGGGCAAACCGGGGGTGTTCGCGCCCGGCCAGGGCTTCGCGATCATGCACATCCCCAAGCTGGACGTCGTCGTCCCGATCGCCGAGGGCATCAACAAGGAGAAGGTCCTCGACCGGGGCATGCTCGGCCACTACGGCGAGGGCAAGCTGAAGACGGCGATGCCCGAGGACGAGCAGGGCAACTTCGCGGTGGCCGGCCACCGCAACACCCACGGGGAGCCGTTCCGTTACGTCAACAAGCTCAGCCCCGGTGACCCGATCGTCGTAGAGACCCGGGACGCGTACTACACGTACGAGATGACCAGCGTCCTGCCGCAGACCTCACCGTCCAACATCTCGGTGATCGAACCGATCCCGGTCGGATCCGGGTTCACCGAGCCCGGCCGGTACATCACGCTGACCACCTGCACACCGGAGTTCACGAGTACCTACCGGCTGATCGTCTGGGGCAAGATGGTCGACGAACGGCCGCGCAGCGAGGGGAAGCCCAAGGCGCTCGTGGGCTGA
- the pknB gene encoding Stk1 family PASTA domain-containing Ser/Thr kinase, with amino-acid sequence MEEPRRLGGRYELGSVLGRGGMAEVYLAHDTRLGRTVAVKTLRADLARDPSFQARFRREAQSAASLNHPAIVAVYDTGEDYVDGVSIPYIVMEYVDGSTLRELLHSGRRLLPERTLEMTVGILQALEYSHRAQIVHRDIKPANVMLTRTGQVKVMDFGIARAMGDSGMTMTQTAAVIGTAQYLSPEQAKGEQVDARSDLYSTGCLLYELLAVRPPFVGDSPVAVAYQHVREEPQPPSNFDPEITPEMDAIVLKALTKDPDYRYQSADEMRADIEACLDGRPVAAAAGMGAAGYGGYDGYNADQPTTALHSTDPNNAQTSMLPPVNPDDGGYGYDDRASRRRQPQKKSNLSTILLIVAAVLVLVGTILIGKAVFSDSGSDGQVPVPNMVGSTVKEAEQLAERAGVVLKVAGEEPCEQQEKGKICSQTPENGTDMEENGTVEVKVSTGAPKIEVPDVLEKSEDGARKALEDKGFTVNVTAVESDKTEGTVIKQKPQGGSQAEDGAEVTITVAKKETLDLPDMRTRTFAAAEQQLRGIGFTNISRTDVDSEEPKDTVIEQTPQPGKQAKDAQIVLKVSKGPKEPPEPEKTQVPQIQGMKLGEAKAKLQEAGLQVGNVQGAQDDNATVVAVQPGVGETVDKNSAVNMIAAPGGGGDQGGGGIFGGPSGR; translated from the coding sequence ATGGAAGAGCCGCGTCGCCTCGGCGGCCGGTACGAGCTGGGCTCGGTGCTCGGCCGTGGTGGCATGGCCGAGGTCTACCTCGCCCACGACACCCGGCTCGGCCGCACCGTAGCTGTGAAGACGCTCCGGGCCGACCTGGCCCGCGACCCGTCCTTCCAGGCCCGGTTCCGCCGTGAGGCCCAGTCGGCCGCCTCGCTCAACCACCCCGCGATCGTCGCCGTCTACGACACCGGCGAGGACTACGTCGACGGGGTCTCCATCCCGTACATCGTGATGGAGTACGTCGACGGGTCGACCCTGCGGGAGCTCCTGCACTCCGGCCGCCGGCTGCTGCCCGAGCGGACACTGGAGATGACCGTCGGCATCCTCCAGGCGCTCGAGTACTCGCACCGCGCCCAGATCGTCCACCGCGACATCAAGCCGGCCAACGTCATGCTGACGCGCACCGGTCAGGTCAAGGTCATGGACTTCGGCATCGCCCGCGCCATGGGCGACTCCGGCATGACCATGACGCAGACCGCCGCGGTCATCGGCACCGCCCAGTACCTCTCCCCGGAGCAGGCCAAGGGCGAGCAGGTCGACGCGCGCTCCGACCTGTACTCCACCGGCTGCCTGCTCTACGAGCTGCTCGCGGTCCGGCCCCCGTTCGTCGGGGACTCGCCCGTCGCCGTGGCCTACCAGCACGTACGCGAGGAGCCGCAGCCGCCGAGCAACTTCGACCCCGAGATCACGCCCGAGATGGACGCGATCGTGCTGAAGGCGCTCACCAAGGACCCGGACTACCGCTACCAGTCCGCCGACGAGATGCGGGCCGACATCGAGGCCTGCCTCGACGGCCGGCCGGTCGCGGCAGCGGCGGGGATGGGTGCCGCGGGGTACGGGGGCTACGACGGCTACAACGCCGACCAGCCCACCACCGCCCTGCACTCGACCGACCCGAACAACGCGCAGACGTCGATGCTGCCGCCGGTCAACCCGGACGACGGCGGCTACGGCTACGACGACCGGGCGAGCCGCCGCCGTCAGCCGCAGAAGAAGAGCAATCTCTCGACGATCCTGCTGATCGTCGCGGCCGTCCTGGTGCTCGTCGGCACGATCCTGATCGGCAAGGCCGTGTTCAGCGACAGCGGCAGCGACGGCCAGGTCCCGGTGCCGAACATGGTCGGCTCCACCGTCAAGGAGGCGGAACAGCTCGCGGAGCGGGCGGGGGTCGTCCTCAAGGTCGCCGGCGAGGAGCCTTGCGAGCAGCAGGAGAAGGGCAAGATCTGCTCGCAGACCCCCGAGAACGGCACCGACATGGAGGAGAACGGGACCGTCGAGGTCAAGGTCTCCACCGGTGCGCCGAAGATCGAGGTGCCCGACGTCCTGGAGAAGTCCGAGGACGGTGCCCGCAAGGCCTTGGAGGACAAGGGCTTCACGGTCAACGTGACCGCGGTCGAGTCCGACAAGACCGAGGGCACGGTGATCAAGCAGAAGCCCCAGGGCGGCTCCCAGGCGGAGGACGGCGCCGAGGTGACCATCACGGTCGCCAAGAAGGAGACCCTGGACCTGCCGGACATGCGCACCCGCACCTTCGCGGCGGCGGAACAGCAGCTGCGGGGCATCGGCTTCACCAACATCTCGCGGACCGACGTCGACTCGGAGGAGCCGAAGGACACGGTCATCGAGCAGACCCCGCAGCCCGGCAAGCAGGCCAAGGACGCGCAGATCGTCCTCAAGGTCTCCAAGGGCCCGAAGGAGCCGCCGGAGCCCGAGAAGACCCAGGTCCCGCAGATCCAGGGAATGAAGCTCGGCGAGGCCAAGGCGAAGCTCCAGGAGGCGGGCCTGCAGGTCGGCAACGTCCAGGGGGCGCAGGACGACAACGCCACGGTGGTCGCCGTCCAGCCGGGGGTCGGTGAGACCGTCGACAAGAACTCGGCGGTCAACATGATCGCCGCCCCGGGTGGCGGCGGGGACCAGGGCGGCGGCGGCATCTTCGGAGGCCCCTCGGGCAGGTAG
- a CDS encoding peptidylprolyl isomerase, whose amino-acid sequence MAEQLYATLKTSQGDIEIRLLPNHAPKTVRNFVELATGQREWTDPATGEKSTNPLYDGTVFHRVISGFMIQGGDPLGNGTGGPGYKFADEFHPELAFTQPYLLAMANAGPGTNGSQFFLTVSPTAWLTGKHTIFGEVADEAGRKVVDAIAATPTNPRTDRPVQDVVIESVVVETR is encoded by the coding sequence GTGGCCGAGCAGCTTTACGCCACCTTGAAGACCAGCCAGGGCGACATCGAGATCCGGCTCCTGCCGAACCACGCCCCGAAGACGGTCAGGAACTTCGTCGAGCTGGCCACCGGGCAGCGCGAGTGGACCGACCCCGCGACCGGCGAGAAGTCCACGAATCCGCTGTACGACGGCACCGTCTTCCACCGGGTCATCAGCGGGTTCATGATCCAGGGCGGCGATCCGCTGGGCAACGGCACCGGCGGCCCGGGCTACAAGTTCGCCGACGAGTTCCACCCGGAGCTGGCCTTCACCCAGCCGTATCTCCTGGCCATGGCCAACGCGGGCCCCGGGACCAACGGCTCGCAGTTCTTCCTGACCGTCTCGCCCACCGCCTGGCTGACCGGCAAGCACACCATCTTCGGCGAGGTCGCCGACGAGGCGGGCCGCAAGGTCGTCGACGCCATCGCGGCCACCCCGACCAACCCGCGCACCGACCGCCCCGTGCAGGACGTGGTCATCGAGTCCGTGGTCGTCGAGACCCGCTGA
- a CDS encoding class E sortase, protein MAARTEHDERTDASAPPAPRPARHPIATAVSVFGELLITAGLVLALFVAYSLWWTNVLADREADKQGDTVRSKWAEGPGALDTKDGIGFLHVPAMKNGEVLVKKGTDPKTLNNGIAGYYTDPVPSALPWDGQGNFTLAAHRDGHGAKFHNIDKLRNGDAVVFETKDTWYVYKVYKSLPETSKFNVDVIQPVPEESGVRKPGRYITLTTCTPVYTSKYRYIVWGELERTEKVDKDRTKPVELL, encoded by the coding sequence GTGGCAGCGAGGACCGAGCACGACGAGCGGACCGACGCGTCCGCGCCCCCCGCGCCCCGGCCCGCCAGGCACCCCATCGCCACGGCCGTCAGCGTCTTCGGCGAGCTCCTGATCACCGCGGGCCTGGTGCTCGCGCTCTTCGTCGCGTACTCCCTGTGGTGGACCAACGTGCTCGCCGACCGCGAGGCCGACAAGCAGGGCGACACGGTCCGCAGCAAGTGGGCGGAGGGTCCGGGCGCCCTGGACACCAAGGACGGCATCGGCTTCCTGCACGTACCCGCCATGAAGAACGGCGAGGTGCTGGTCAAGAAGGGCACCGACCCCAAGACCCTGAACAACGGCATCGCGGGCTACTACACCGACCCGGTCCCCTCCGCGCTCCCCTGGGACGGCCAGGGCAACTTCACGCTGGCCGCCCACCGGGACGGGCACGGCGCCAAGTTCCACAACATCGACAAGCTGAGGAACGGTGACGCGGTCGTCTTCGAGACCAAGGACACCTGGTACGTCTACAAGGTCTACAAGTCGCTCCCCGAGACCTCCAAGTTCAACGTCGACGTGATCCAGCCGGTCCCGGAGGAGTCGGGTGTCAGGAAGCCCGGCCGCTACATCACACTGACGACCTGCACCCCGGTCTACACGTCGAAGTACCGGTACATCGTCTGGGGCGAGCTGGAGCGTACGGAGAAGGTCGACAAGGACCGCACGAAGCCGGTGGAGCTTCTCTAG
- a CDS encoding class E sortase, whose protein sequence is MSSRLSVRPPARAARTARAVRLVVRTFSELCVTVGTVIVLFVAYVLLWTGVKAADAAEGEIETLHSRWAQQPVAPAPGPSVSPAPSPYRDGKPFATLHIPRFGSGWEWPVLENTEARTLRKGLGHYSGTARPGGTGNFAVAGHRRTYGDPFKDFPRLRPGDAVIVNDGTTWFTYRIAKEPYRTVPTDTAVVDPVPRRSGFEGPGRYLTLTTCEPEWGSSHRLIAWAHLDATRPVSEGRPPDLTG, encoded by the coding sequence GTGTCGTCACGACTGTCGGTGCGGCCACCGGCGCGAGCGGCACGTACGGCGCGAGCGGTACGGCTCGTCGTCAGGACCTTCAGCGAACTGTGCGTCACCGTGGGCACGGTGATCGTCCTGTTCGTCGCCTACGTCCTGCTCTGGACCGGCGTCAAGGCCGCCGACGCGGCCGAGGGCGAGATCGAGACACTCCACAGCCGCTGGGCCCAGCAGCCCGTGGCCCCCGCGCCCGGCCCCTCCGTGTCACCGGCCCCCTCCCCGTACCGCGACGGAAAGCCGTTCGCGACGCTGCACATCCCCCGCTTCGGCAGCGGCTGGGAGTGGCCCGTCCTGGAGAACACCGAGGCCAGGACCTTACGGAAGGGCCTCGGCCACTACAGCGGCACCGCCCGGCCGGGCGGGACGGGGAACTTCGCGGTGGCCGGGCACCGCCGGACGTACGGAGACCCGTTCAAGGACTTCCCCCGCCTCCGCCCCGGGGACGCGGTGATCGTCAACGACGGCACGACCTGGTTCACGTACCGCATCGCGAAGGAGCCCTACCGGACCGTGCCCACCGACACGGCCGTCGTCGATCCCGTCCCCCGCCGCTCCGGCTTCGAGGGGCCCGGCCGCTATCTGACGCTCACCACCTGCGAGCCCGAGTGGGGCAGCAGCCACCGGCTGATCGCCTGGGCGCACCTGGACGCGACCCGGCCGGTGAGCGAGGGGCGGCCGCCGGACCTTACCGGCTGA
- a CDS encoding DUF881 domain-containing protein, with protein MSNSADSPEGPVRHTSAWAVRVLTAAVFALAGLIFVTSANTAKGTNLRSDSSLLKLSDLIRERSENNAELNDSVASARADVDALAQRDDGSTAAEDAKLKALEKAAGTTKITGDAVSVTLNDAPPDATANPGYPEPQPNDLVIHQQDLQAVVNALWQGGARGIQVMDQRLISTSAVRCVGNTLILQGRVYSPPYKVTAVGDPGKLRRALDSSTAIQNYQLYVKAYGLGWKVEQDDAVTLPGYSGTVDLHHAKPVE; from the coding sequence TTGAGCAATTCTGCCGACTCTCCCGAAGGCCCGGTCCGGCACACCTCCGCGTGGGCGGTCCGGGTGCTCACCGCTGCTGTCTTCGCCCTGGCCGGGCTGATCTTCGTCACCAGTGCCAACACCGCCAAGGGCACCAATCTGCGCAGCGACTCCTCCCTGCTCAAGCTCTCCGACCTGATCAGGGAGCGCAGCGAGAACAACGCCGAGCTGAACGACTCCGTCGCCTCCGCCCGCGCGGACGTCGACGCGCTCGCCCAGCGCGACGACGGTTCCACCGCGGCCGAGGACGCCAAGCTGAAGGCCCTGGAGAAGGCGGCCGGCACCACGAAGATCACCGGGGACGCCGTCAGCGTCACGCTCAACGACGCGCCCCCGGACGCCACCGCCAACCCCGGCTACCCCGAGCCGCAGCCCAACGACCTGGTCATCCACCAGCAGGACCTCCAGGCCGTGGTGAACGCGCTGTGGCAGGGCGGGGCGCGCGGGATCCAGGTGATGGACCAGCGGCTGATCTCCACCAGCGCGGTCCGCTGCGTCGGCAACACCCTGATCCTCCAGGGCCGCGTCTACTCCCCGCCGTACAAGGTCACCGCCGTGGGTGACCCCGGCAAGCTCAGGCGGGCACTCGACAGCTCCACGGCGATCCAGAACTACCAGCTGTACGTGAAGGCGTACGGGCTGGGCTGGAAAGTCGAACAGGACGACGCGGTGACTCTTCCCGGCTACTCGGGCACAGTGGATCTGCACCACGCGAAGCCTGTGGAGTGA
- a CDS encoding DUF5324 family protein has product MTRIDSVRAATDSARDSAQHAAEVVAPYADTAKKQAAHYAHEARVQLAPKVTKAAKQARVQYESHLAPRLEQALTHVPPKVDEAAQRAAHSTRKAARTAADYTAPRVEQARAVAVPVAEQASARSAAALAALRSNVTAKEIQKLARKHERRAKAGRATKGLLVLGVLAGGAYAAWRWWDKQANPDWLVEPPVATEVGDERSPLSSVDGNGQAVLDPEVKAKQAEAEADGNTPGLDDRP; this is encoded by the coding sequence GTGACCCGCATCGACAGCGTGCGCGCCGCAACCGACTCGGCCAGGGACAGCGCGCAGCACGCCGCGGAAGTGGTGGCGCCGTACGCCGACACGGCCAAGAAGCAGGCTGCACATTACGCGCACGAGGCCCGTGTCCAGCTCGCGCCCAAGGTGACCAAGGCCGCCAAGCAGGCCCGTGTCCAGTACGAGTCCCATCTCGCGCCGCGTCTCGAACAGGCCCTGACCCACGTACCGCCGAAGGTCGACGAGGCCGCACAGCGTGCGGCGCACTCGACCCGCAAGGCGGCCCGGACCGCCGCCGACTACACCGCTCCCCGCGTCGAGCAGGCCCGGGCGGTGGCCGTGCCGGTCGCCGAGCAGGCGAGCGCCCGCAGCGCCGCCGCGCTGGCCGCGCTGCGGAGCAACGTCACGGCCAAGGAGATCCAGAAGCTGGCCCGCAAGCACGAGCGGCGGGCCAAGGCCGGCCGGGCGACCAAGGGCCTGCTGGTGCTGGGTGTCCTCGCCGGCGGCGCCTATGCCGCCTGGCGCTGGTGGGACAAGCAGGCCAACCCGGACTGGCTGGTGGAGCCGCCCGTCGCCACCGAGGTGGGCGACGAGCGTTCGCCGCTGAGCTCGGTCGACGGCAACGGCCAGGCCGTGCTCGACCCGGAGGTCAAGGCCAAGCAGGCCGAGGCCGAGGCCGACGGGAACACCCCGGGCCTGGACGACCGCCCCTGA
- the crgA gene encoding cell division protein CrgA, protein MPKSRIRKKADFTPPPAKQATAIKLTNRSWVAPVMLALFLLGLAWIVVFYVTEGDLPIDALGNWNIVVGFGFIAGGFAVSTQWK, encoded by the coding sequence GTGCCGAAGTCACGTATCCGCAAGAAGGCCGACTTCACGCCGCCCCCGGCGAAGCAGGCAACCGCTATAAAGCTGACCAACCGCAGCTGGGTCGCTCCGGTGATGCTGGCCCTGTTCCTCCTCGGGCTGGCCTGGATCGTGGTGTTCTACGTGACCGAGGGCGATCTGCCGATCGACGCCCTGGGCAACTGGAACATCGTCGTGGGCTTCGGCTTCATCGCCGGTGGCTTCGCCGTCTCCACGCAGTGGAAGTAG